A stretch of DNA from Chitinophaga varians:
CATAGCTGTTGTAAAGGCTCACCAGCTCACGCACCATCACCTGCATAGACCATTCGTCGGAGATAATATGATGAACTGACCAGGCCAGCAGGTATTCGGTGGCAGACAATTGCAGCAGCGCCACCCGCAGCAACGGGCCGGCCGTCAAATCAAAGCCCGTATTGATAAATTCGTGTATATATTGCTGAGCGGCGTCTTCCGGCGAGGGCGCAGTGCTAAAATCCTCTTCCGTCCAGAAGCCTTCAGCGGCCGATAAAACAGATTGACGGGGAACGCCGTCTGCCAGTACAAAGACCGTACGAAGGCTCTCATGACGGACTATCAGTTCACGGAAAGAAGCCAACAACGCCACACGGTCCAGCTGTCCGTGCAAACGGTACAACACAGGGATGTTATACGTAGCCGCATGTCCCTGCAGCTGCTCCAGTACCCATAGCCGTTGCTGTGAGTGCGACAGCGGGTAGTGCTCCATCGCCGCCGCAACAGGGATAGGCTGGTAATCCGTATGCACGCTGGCTTTGATCAGCGATGCCTGCTCATGCAGCACAGGATGCGAAAACAAATCCGCTATCGTTAATTGCACGTCCAGCTCTTTGTAAATCCTGGCGATCAGCTGGATGGCCTTCAGTGAAGAGCCGCCTATATTGAAGAAACTATCATCGCGGCCGATACGCTCCACGCCCAGCACCTGTTGCCATAAAGCGGCCAGCTGCTGCTCCACGCCCGCTTCCGGCGCATGGTAGGTGCTCTGTAACAGCATCTCCGCAGGCTTCGGCAAAGCTTTCCGGTCCACCTTTCCGTTCATGTTCAACGGGAAGGTGTCCATCCATACATAATAGCCGGGCAGTATGGCTGGGTTCAGATCGGCAGACAATAACGCCCGCAGCTCGTCAGGCGCATAACGTTTGCCAGTATAGTAACACAACAGCTCCTGGCGGAAGTCTTCGCCCGTATGCACCACCAGCTCGGTGCGCAGGACATCATCCTGTTGCAGCACTGCTGCACGCACCTGCTCCAGTTCTATACGCACCCCGTTGATCTTTACCTGCTCGTCACGGCGCCCCAGGATCTCCAGGCGGCCGTCATTGCGGTAGCGACCCAGGTCACCGGTGCGCCATACCCTGTCCGCTTCATTGCCGTCCAACGGATTGGCCACCAGGTAATGTTCATTGAGTGAGGTATCGATATAACCTTTGCTGATAAAAGGGCTTTTGATATACACCTCTCCCATCTCGCCGGGCGCACAGATATGATGGGCGCTGTTCACCACCGCCACCAGCGTATCTGATACAGGTAATCCTACCGGCAGCACTTCTCCGGCCTGCCAGTCCCAGCTCTCAATATGAAAACAGGTTTTTAATATAGTCGTTTCTGTTAAGCCGTAAAGGTTCGATAACCGCGCAGTGGTGCCATTGGCAGCCTTCCAGTTCAACACATCACGCCCGTATAAACGTTCTCCTGCCAGTACCACGTAACGCAGGCCGGCAAGCGGAGTACCGGACTCCTGTAAACTGCCGGTGATCAACCGGAAAA
This window harbors:
- a CDS encoding AMP-binding protein, translated to GFEHQVYPFDMLVEELGLGGDLSRSPLSDVVVILQNIRLNDEQQLEMQGLEVTPEAASLDISKGDLRFQFYHDEQSGVLHGNIEYNSDIFNRERIERMAAHLGRLMEAVHANPDTTLDDISYQQAGEQEDERWFTTPLPLSPQPLLHRVIEERCRQYPDRVAVAGYGLSMSYHDLNGYANQLAHGLLSLGYRDEKHVGVYAGGGPLQVVALLACFKAGAVYVPMSADQAVHHLLQVITETGMQAVVTTTVHAATLKQLLAAHAVKIDTVIILDSPTSAVLPLSFEHHLSTENIVCSAVNPDLDYDASGSAYVFYTSGSTGRSKGIIGSHVSLSHYIHWHQREWGIDGSFRISQLAPMTFDASLKDILTGLIGGATVCMPDSHIKNNPALLVEWLRNEQVTLLQTVPSVFRLITGSLQESGTPLAGLRYVVLAGERLYGRDVLNWKAANGTTARLSNLYGLTETTILKTCFHIESWDWQAGEVLPVGLPVSDTLVAVVNSAHHICAPGEMGEVYIKSPFISKGYIDTSLNEHYLVANPLDGNEADRVWRTGDLGRYRNDGRLEILGRRDEQVKINGVRIELEQVRAAVLQQDDVLRTELVVHTGEDFRQELLCYYTGKRYAPDELRALLSADLNPAILPGYYVWMDTFPLNMNGKVDRKALPKPAEMLLQSTYHAPEAGVEQQLAALWQQVLGVERIGRDDSFFNIGGSSLKAIQLIARIYKELDVQLTIADLFSHPVLHEQASLIKASVHTDYQPIPVAAAMEHYPLSHSQQRLWVLEQLQGHAATYNIPVLYRLHGQLDRVALLASFRELIVRHESLRTVFVLADGVPRQSVLSAAEGFWTEEDFSTAPSPEDAAQQYIHEFINTGFDLTAGPLLRVALLQLSATEYLLAWSVHHIISDEWSMQVMVRELVSLYNSY